The Drosophila nasuta strain 15112-1781.00 chromosome 2L, ASM2355853v1, whole genome shotgun sequence genome window below encodes:
- the LOC132788182 gene encoding tRNA-dihydrouridine(16/17) synthase [NAD(P)(+)]-like, whose protein sequence is MVNEHREANNKLAGYEFYHRVLGSPRYIVAPMVDQSELAWRMLCRRYGAQLCYSPMFHANLFANDLKYRKDALQTCTEDRPLIIQFCGNDPQQILEAALAAQDYCDAVDINLGCPQAIAKRGHYGSFLQDEWELLTQIVRTLHEKLSVPVTCKIRRFEDREKTINYAKMLEAAGCQLLTVHGRTREQKGPLTGIADWSYIKDVRQQVKIPMFANGNILGLDDVHRCLEETGVDGVMTAEGNLHNPALFKGIAPPVWQMATEYLEFVHLYPCPTSYIRGHLFKLFHHIMNVKQNSELREQLATANQLEQFQSVVAKIRDKYEPYQSGKVTYEPEEMEINMSADGSEELPALPPWLCQPYIRASPESHRQKIAEKERDASDPNRAKRQYFDNAGNEISRKRMKKLRRRQRRPNKTEAQIQLRHERHLEYCTQCANPLGSKCEFRLCRICCRDKCYAEDSDCPGHGILIKSRRAKAKKFEEHSKQQNNNGTPTEETSLSIENVALGGNIS, encoded by the exons ATGGTGAACGAACATCGCGAAGCTAACAACAAACTAGCTGGCTATGAGTTCTATCATCGCGTGCTCGGCTCACCGCGCTACATTGTCGCACCGATGGTGGATCAAAGTGAGCTCGCGTGGCGCATGCTCTGTCGCCGTTATGGTGCTCAGCTTTGCTACTCACCGATGTTCCATGCGAATCTGTTCGCCAACGACCTCAAGTACCGAAAGGATGCTCTGCAAACCTGCACCGAGGACAGGCCATTGATAATACAGTTCTGTGGTAATGATCCACAGCAGATATTGGAGGCAGCGCTGGCGGCACAGGATTACTGCGATGCAGTGGATATTAATCTGGGCTGTCCGCAAGCGATTGCCAAGCGTGGACATTACGGCTCCTTCTTGCAGGATGAGTGGGAGTTGCTGACACAGATTG TGCGCACGCTGCACGAGAAGCTATCGGTGCCGGTGACCTGCAAAATACGTCGTTTCGAGGATCGCGAAAAGACAATTAACTATGCCAAAATGCTCGAGGCTGCCGGCTGTCAACTGCTGACGGTGCACGGCAGGACGCGGGAACAAAAGGGTCCGCTAACGGGCATTGCAGACTGGAGCTACATTAAGGATGTGCGGCAGCAGGTCAAGATACCCATGTTTGCCAATGGTAACATTTTGGGGCTAGACGATGTGCATCGTTGTTTGGAAGAGACGGGCGTCGATGGCGTCATGACAGCCGAAGGGAATTTGCACAATCCCGCACTGTTCAAGGGCATCGCACCTCCTGTTTGGCAAATGGCCACCGAATACTTGGAATTTGTGCATCTGTATCCCTGTCCGACATCCTATATACGCGGCCATCTCTTCAAGCTCTTTCATCATAT CATGAATGTTAAACAAAACTCGGAATTACGGGAGCAACTAGCGACGGCGAATCAGCTGGAACAATTCCAAAGTGTGGTGGCCAAAATCAGGGACAAATATGAACCGTATCAGTCGGGCAAAGTTACTTACGAACCGGAAGAAATGGAGATCAACATGAGCGCTGACGGCTCTGAGGAG CTGCCCGCGTTGCCTCCTTGGCTCTGCCAGCCGTATATACGCGCTTCGCCGGAATCGCATCGCCAGAAAATCGCCGAGAAGGAACGTGATGCCAGTGATCCGAATCGCGCTAAGCGACAGTATTTCGATAATGCCGGCAACGAAATCTCGCGAAAACGCATGAAGAAGCTGCGAAGGCGCCAGCGGCGACCGAACAAAACGGAGGCACAAATTCAGCTACGGCATGAACGACATTTGGAGTACTGCACACAATGCGCCAATCCGTTGGGTTCCAAATGCGAGTTTCGATTGTGTCGCATCTGCTGTCGCGATAAGTGTTATGCTGAGGACTCCGATTGTCCGGGTCATGGCATATTGATAAAGTCACGCCGTGCAAAGGCCAAGAAATTTGAGGAGCATTccaagcaacaaaataataatgggACACCGACGGAGGAAACTTCGCTAAGCATTGAGAATGTAGCTTTAGGTGGGAATATTTcttga
- the LOC132788160 gene encoding uncharacterized protein LOC132788160, with protein sequence MRNASRATPLAAAATPHQQQKQQQQQEQDHIITISTASLSEQSQEAPLKHYQTPATVEGAATGTGAGTIIGATNVQQSITQGSQQQSSDSTTKRSGGALCRLSQLVSYQNNIADVQHRRGRRLHGLQLPLHPLQLFGWLVLLLFGVASYWVLIPAFHAPIQGPLYGLISGLYVVHIAAHLTALLTDPADKELRRVHRNDRIVPEFDRSKHGHVIENGRCHLCNIRTSTPRTKHCSVCNKCVGKFDHHCKWLNHCIGSRNYVAFLMCVVSAVVATLVIVAAVIGQIVLYYVQPDWLSFYWCNSRLESTELESSDYINLTLSLSNGTMMLLEQETEEQQLYVDTQLDNLTVSTLPTLLDNFTALLEQTTTTPTTTTSLVNHTQVTPLVAGIGVHETIYLLLLGVLGLLAAISAGLLLHLCFFHIYISFLGLTTYEYIRNHRQAQEAKAKQLLEQGKNGGVHFNPQLPTLQHPSKLPAAGTQLYCCSSVPHPNQQQQQQPLPDAAGEAGVAHQLHCCASSREFHQQARQAVYVCSLLQERRHDHLQQQLDAVDAAHEASSLRASFHCCSSYAASAMQRRVSTAASAKAALEPRQRAARGVAGSAAAYLQYTEQCTLCTFQLRSPLRGGRGSAAGSSSTRTLASQTATPSASSSASAAGNISKHQRWRRKWNCCANVPDSPDVPNDLLAALSYREHAATVSGKINASELPVQFIRSLEVPHGSGGNELPLPLKTPRSSRLRHMLRLLGRYRRTRCQRGGAHGNHGVAAAEQHVAAIKQNQIRPLQLQAGRGYDAGYDASTTTPPPQSSPSRNSSDSISNSSELSTDHGGKELMLLPTSVIRDDCVTTSYQLTLPPALPPPTRRKMPNASELAELAETLGFVTSHSPSSASSHSSSNCSRQLPGLGNVYRRQRRKHFLRTRSPTLSPIHESGLSNPTSPQPLRHSLVSGSANSVAKCSPDVARSSASLVQNLCGLAGEALRKTASNSSLQSISSNSSST encoded by the coding sequence ATGCGCAACGCGTCCAGAGCGACGCcactagcagcagcagcgacgccgcatcagcagcagaagcagcagcagcagcaggagcaggatcacatcatcaccatcagcaCTGCCAGCTTAAGCGAGCAGTCACAGGAGGCGCCACTCAAACATTATCAAACACCAGCAACTGTAGAGGGCGCTGCAACTGGAACGGGAGCAGGAACTATTATCGGAGCGACAAACGTACAGCAATCGATAACACAGGgatcacaacaacaatcgtCGGACTCCACAACGAAACGATCTGGTGGCGCCCTCTGTCGTCTCAGTCAGCTAGTCAGCTATCAGAATAACATTGCCGATGTGCAGCATCGACGGGGACGTCGTCTGCATGGACTGCAGTTGCCGCTGCATCCGTTGCAGCTTTTCGGCTGGcttgtgctgctgctcttcGGTGTGGCCAGCTATTGGGTATTAATACCAGCATTTCATGCACCCATTCAAGGACCCCTCTATGGTCTAATCTCGGGCCTGTACGTGGTGCATATTGCCGCCCATTTGACCGCTCTGCTGACCGATCCCGCCGACAAAGAGTTGCGTCGCGTGCATCGCAACGATCGCATTGTGCCCGAATTCGATCGCAGCAAACACGGTCACGTCATCGAGAACGGACGGTGTCATTTGTGCAACATTCGCACCTCGACGCCGCGCACCAAACACTGCTCCGTGTGCAACAAGTGTGTGGGGAAGTTTGATCATCATTGCAAGTGGCTGAATCACTGCATCGGCTCGCGCAACTATGTCGCCTTCCTAATGTGCGTCGTCAGCGCTGTGGTGGCCACGCTGGTCATTGTGGCCGCCGTCATTGGCCAAATTGTGCTGTACTATGTGCAACCCGATTGGCTCAGCTTCTATTGGTGCAACAGTCGCTTGGAGTCGACGGAGTTGGAGTCCAGTGACTACATCAATCTCACGCTAAGTCTGAGCAATGGCACCATGATGCTCTTGGAGCAGGAGACGGAGGAGCAACAGCTCTATGTGGACACACAACTGGATAATCTAACGGTGTCCACGTTGCCCACGCTGTTGGACAACTTTACGGCGCTTCTGGAgcagacaacgacaacaccgacaacgacaacgtcgCTGGTGAATCACACACAGGTGACACCGCTTGTCGCTGGCATCGGGGTCCATGAGACCATCTATCTACTGCTCCTGGGCGTGCTGGGTTTGCTGGCCGCCATCAGTGCCGGACTGCTGCTGCATCTGTGCTTCTTTCACATCTACATCTCGTTCCTGGGACTCACGACGTACGAGTACATTCGCAATCATCGACAGGCGCAGGAGGCGAAAGCCAAACAGCTGCTCGAGCAGGGCAAAAATGGTGGTGTACACTTCAATCCGCAGTTGCCCACACTGCAACATCCGTCCAAGCTGCCTGCTGCAGGAACTCAGCTCTACTGCTGCTCCAGCGTTCCGCATCccaatcaacaacagcagcagcagccgctgcccGATGCAGCGGGAGAAGCAGGAGTAGCACATCAGCTGCATTGTTGTGCCAGCTCGAGGGAATTCCATCAGCAGGCACGCCAAGCGGTCTATGTGTGCTCGCTGCTGCAGGAGCGACGCCACGATCATCTCCAGCAGCAACTGGATGCAGTGGATGCTGCGCATGAGGCGTCCTCGTTGCGTGCCTCGTTCCACTGCTGCTCGAGCTATGCGGCCAGCGCCATGCAGCGACGTGTGAGCACGGCGGCTAGCGCGAAGGCGGCGCTTGAGCCGCGACAGCGTGCCGCAAGGGGCGTGGCAGGCAGCGCCGCTGCCTATTTGCAGTACACGGAACAGTGCACGCTCTGCACGTTTCAGTTGCGGAGTCCGTTGCGCGGGGGTCGCGGAAGTGCAgcgggcagcagcagcacacgGACTCTAGCCAGCCAAACGGCCACGCCCTCGGCCTCGTCGTCGGCATCGGCCGCTGGGAATATATCGAAGCATCAGCGCTGGCGTCGAAAATGGAATTGTTGCGCCAATGTGCCCGACAGTCCGGATGTGCCCAACGATCTGCTCGCTGCGTTGTCGTATCGCGAGCACGCCGCCACCGTCAGTGGCAAGATCAATGCCAGCGAGCTGCCCGTGCAGTTCATACGCAGCCTCGAGGTGCCACATGGCAGCGGTGGCAACGAGTTGCCGCTGCCCCTGAAGACGCCGCGCAGCTCCCGCTTGCGGCACATGCTGCGACTGCTGGGACGCTATCGTCGGACACGTTGTCAACGGGGCGGAGCTCATGGGAATCACGGTGTGGCAGCGGCGGAGCAGCATGTGGCCGCCATCAAGCAGAATCAGATACGtccgttgcagttgcaggcGGGACGTGGCTACGATGCGGGCTACGATGCCTCGACGACGACGCCTCCACCGCAAAGTTCGCCGAgtcgcaacagcagcgacagcatcagcaacagcagcgagcTGAGCACTGATCACGGCGGGAAGGAACTAATGCTACTGCCCACCAGCGTGATTCGCGACGATTGTGTCACGACCAGCTATCAATTGACGCTGCCACCCGCATTGCCGCCCCCCACGCGTCGCAAGATGCCCAATGCCAGCGAACTGGCTGAGCTCGCCGAAACGTTGGGCTTTGTCACCTCGCATTCACCGTCATCGGCATCGTCGCATTCCTCGTCCAATTGCAGTCGCCAACTGCCGGGATTGGGCAACGTCTATCGACGTCAGCGGCGCAAGCATTTCCTGCGCACACGATCGCCCACCTTGTCGCCCATCCATGAGTCGGGACTGTCGAATCCCACATCGCCGCAGCCGTTGCGTCACAGCCTCGTCAGCGGCAGCGCCAACAGTGTGGCCAAGTGTTCGCCGGATGTGGCACGTTCCTCGGCGTCGCTGGTGCAGAATCTTTGCGGTCTCGCCGGAGAAGCGTTGCGCAAGACCGCCTCGAATAGTTCGCTGCAGAGCATCAGCTCGAACTCGAGCAGCACCTAA
- the LOC132786890 gene encoding ribonuclease P protein subunit p30, with protein MEQTQAFYDFCIPHNKDDKIMRATLSELVDLGYKTIAIDQTFDHSKKEAAKRGTEIFPEPQSIQHLRKEFDSKLKILQRITIVYVDVNVAHAMSVSMNLRKFNLIAGQPKTDAALTHCCTSFNGDIITFDSLAGSRLLVNRKAYQIAIRRGIFFELKYSPAITDSNYRKDMIKVAQNYCTKGKSKNIIFSSGAANEFQVRSPCDVANLAFIFGLSEDQGKNAVNRFCRQLFLRAESRRLGKTIMFVKGNGPIVFSDSSSDDNESAAEDDEMDSMETGDAEIEDFQNEVESENSQDRDRKRIKLA; from the exons atggagCAAACACAAGCTTTTTACGACTTTTGCATACCGCACAACAAAGATGACAAGATTATGAGAGCTACGCTATCGGAATTAGTTGACCTTGGCTATAAGACAATAGCCATTGACCAAACCTTCGATCACAGTAAAAAGGAGGCGGCAAAACGTGGAACCGAAATATTTCCTGAACCGCAAAGCATTCAACATTTGCGCAAGGAATTCGACAGCAAATTAAAGATACTGCAACGGATAACGATCGTGTACGTGGATGTTAATGTCGCGCACGCAATG AGCGTCTCGATGAATCTGCGAAAGTTTAATTTGATTGCTGGACAACCAAAAACAGATGCTGCCTTGACA CATTGTTGCACCTCGTTTAATGGCGACATTATCACATTCGATTCGTTGGCCGGCTCTCGTTTGTTAGTCAATCGCAAAGCCTATCAAATTGCCATCAGACGTGGGATATTTTTCGAGCTCAAGTATTCGCCAGCCATCACAGACTCAAACTATCGAAAGGACATGATTAAGGTGGCCCAAAACTATTGCACCAAAGGAAAGTCGAAGAACATTATCTTCAGCAGCGGCGCAGCCAACGAATTCCAAGTCAGAAGTCCTTGCGATGTTGCCAATCT TGCCTTTATTTTTGGTCTCTCGGAGGATCAAGGCAAGAATGCCGTCAATCGCTTTTGCCGTCAGCTTTTTTTGCGAGCCGAATCGCGCCGTTTGGGCAAAACAATCATGTTTGTCAAAGGCAACGGACCAATTGTATTTTCGGATAGCTCTTCGGATGACAACGAAAGTGCTGCAGAGGATGATGAAATGGATAGCATGGAAACTGGGGATGCCGAAATTGAAGACTTCCAAAACGAAGTAGAAAGTGAAAACAGTCAAGATAGAGatagaaaaagaataaaactgGCGTAG